One region of Polaribacter pectinis genomic DNA includes:
- a CDS encoding cystathionine gamma-synthase, with the protein MKFNTKTIHGGQKPEEKTGAVVPPIFQTSTFAQFNAGENQEYNYSRGSNPTRTALEKSLASLENGTHGFAFSSGLAAIDCVLRTLKPGDEIIAAIDLYGGTYRLFTKLFEKYGLEFIYVNMDSEKDILNSISENTKLVWLETPTNPLLKIVDIEAICVAVKNVNSDILIGVDNTFATPYLQQPLNLGADIVMHSATKYLGGHSDLIMGALIVKDAKLAEEIHFIQFAAGAIAGPMDSFLALRGIKTLHIRMQRHCENAIEVAKFLKNHPKVGDVYFPGLKEHPNHEIAKKQMKNFGGVVSFSLKDDSSQATFKFLKSIKFFTLAESLGGVESMVNHSATMSHASMPKEERLKIGVTDAVIRLSIGIEDVEDLLADLESALNF; encoded by the coding sequence ATGAAGTTTAATACCAAAACAATTCACGGAGGTCAAAAACCAGAAGAAAAAACTGGGGCTGTTGTGCCACCCATATTTCAAACTTCTACGTTTGCACAATTTAATGCTGGCGAGAATCAAGAATATAATTATTCCAGAGGTTCAAACCCTACAAGAACTGCATTGGAAAAAAGTTTAGCTTCTTTAGAAAATGGAACACATGGTTTTGCTTTTTCCTCTGGTTTAGCTGCAATCGATTGTGTTTTAAGAACACTAAAACCGGGTGACGAGATTATTGCTGCAATCGATTTGTATGGTGGAACCTACAGATTGTTTACTAAACTATTCGAAAAATACGGATTGGAATTTATATACGTAAATATGGATTCTGAAAAGGATATTTTAAACTCAATTTCAGAAAACACAAAATTAGTTTGGTTAGAAACACCAACAAATCCGTTATTAAAAATAGTAGATATTGAAGCAATTTGTGTTGCAGTTAAAAATGTAAACTCTGATATTTTAATTGGAGTAGATAATACATTTGCAACGCCATATTTACAACAACCTTTAAATTTAGGAGCAGATATTGTAATGCATTCTGCAACAAAATATTTAGGAGGACATTCAGATTTAATAATGGGCGCTTTAATTGTAAAAGATGCAAAATTAGCAGAAGAAATTCATTTTATACAATTTGCAGCAGGTGCAATTGCAGGTCCAATGGATTCTTTTTTAGCATTAAGAGGCATAAAAACTTTGCATATTAGAATGCAGCGTCATTGTGAAAATGCGATTGAGGTTGCTAAATTTTTAAAAAATCATCCAAAAGTTGGTGATGTTTATTTTCCTGGATTAAAAGAGCACCCAAATCATGAAATAGCCAAAAAGCAAATGAAGAATTTTGGAGGAGTTGTTTCTTTTAGCTTAAAAGATGATAGCAGCCAAGCAACTTTTAAATTTTTAAAAAGCATAAAATTTTTTACGTTAGCTGAATCTTTAGGAGGTGTAGAAAGTATGGTGAATCATTCAGCAACCATGTCTCATGCATCAATGCCAAAAGAAGAGCGTCTAAAAATAGGAGTTACAGATGCTGTAATTCGCTTAAGTATTGGTATTGAAGATGTAGAAGATTTGTTAGCAGATTTAGAATCTGCTTTAAATTTTTAG
- a CDS encoding DUF3575 domain-containing protein produces the protein MRNITLLILLFITTISVAQEKEEYPQDINKKHEVKINVLGLLAFEWLDVSYEYLINEESSAGIGILTGFDNGNDIDNYRKFSLTPFYRRYFSSKFARGFFVEGFGMLHTYERDFDSFFNGNNMTTNSENKTEFAVGISVGGKFISKRGFTTEIYLGLGRNLGGDDNSIAAVGRGGVSIGYRF, from the coding sequence ATGAGAAACATTACACTACTTATTCTATTATTTATTACAACAATTTCAGTTGCTCAAGAAAAAGAAGAATACCCACAAGACATTAACAAAAAACATGAAGTAAAAATTAATGTTTTAGGTTTACTTGCTTTTGAATGGTTAGATGTTTCTTATGAATACTTAATAAATGAAGAGTCATCTGCAGGAATAGGTATTTTAACAGGTTTTGACAACGGAAACGATATAGATAATTACAGAAAATTTTCTTTAACACCTTTTTACAGAAGGTATTTTTCTAGCAAATTTGCAAGAGGTTTTTTTGTTGAAGGTTTTGGAATGCTACATACATATGAACGCGATTTCGATTCTTTTTTTAATGGAAATAATATGACCACAAACTCGGAAAATAAAACTGAATTTGCTGTTGGAATTTCTGTCGGAGGTAAATTTATATCTAAAAGAGGCTTTACAACTGAAATATATTTAGGTTTAGGAAGAAATTTAGGTGGTGACGACAACTCTATTGCTGCTGTTGGCAGAGGTGGTGTTTCTATTGGTTATAGGTTTTAA
- a CDS encoding TatD family hydrolase, with product MITDTHTHLYSSQFDEDQNEMILRAKEAGVSRFFIPAIDSSYTDKMLQLEKDYPYDVYLMMGLHPTSVKENYLDELAHVREWIDKKEFFAIGEIGIDLYWDKSFLAQQQEAFRTQIKWAKEKKLPIVIHCRDAFDEIFEVLETEKGDDLRGIFHCFTGTKEQAEKAISYNMKLGIGGVATFKNGKIDKFLNKIDIKHIVLETDAPYLAPTPYRGKRNESAYITNVIDKLIDIYKLSFKEISEITTQNSKDVFNV from the coding sequence ATGATTACAGATACTCACACCCATTTATATTCTAGTCAGTTTGATGAAGACCAAAATGAAATGATTTTACGTGCAAAAGAAGCAGGTGTTTCTCGATTTTTTATTCCTGCAATAGACTCTTCTTACACAGACAAAATGTTGCAATTAGAAAAAGATTACCCTTATGACGTGTATTTAATGATGGGCTTACACCCTACTTCTGTAAAAGAAAATTATTTAGATGAATTGGCACATGTTCGTGAATGGATAGACAAAAAAGAGTTCTTTGCAATTGGCGAAATTGGTATCGATTTATATTGGGACAAATCTTTTTTAGCGCAACAACAAGAAGCTTTTAGAACCCAAATAAAATGGGCAAAGGAAAAGAAACTACCAATTGTAATTCATTGTAGAGATGCTTTTGATGAAATTTTTGAAGTTTTAGAAACTGAAAAAGGAGATGATTTAAGAGGTATTTTCCATTGTTTTACAGGAACAAAAGAGCAAGCAGAAAAAGCAATTTCTTACAATATGAAATTAGGAATTGGTGGTGTTGCTACTTTTAAAAATGGTAAGATTGATAAATTCTTAAATAAAATAGATATAAAACATATTGTTTTAGAGACAGATGCACCTTATTTAGCACCAACCCCTTACCGAGGAAAAAGAAATGAAAGTGCATACATTACCAATGTTATTGATAAATTAATAGATATTTATAAACTTTCTTTTAAAGAAATTTCGGAAATTACAACTCAGAATTCTAAAGACGTATTTAATGTTTAA
- a CDS encoding THC0290_0291 family protein, with protein sequence MKTPITIIFVIVFILEIKAQHYTHDIGAFVGTTSLQTDYGQRGNFASEWNNNGLSFSVAHYLSFYNRTLRWDPNNVMHNHLMVKTELHYLSNTKLQHHGYWAQKQTYGGEQLRAMKGTVRMLNIGVNLEYFLNPLEEFVYPYSDTPFNPFFTFGLKYAFYNNSLKSDLGDWQEDISILPTKYTLENALSLGSGEVFSVTIGLGTRYKITEKLDLALQFNYQYFFSDEIDGLQAEVFENKNNEWLLNIQLGVVYHLNFSSPLFY encoded by the coding sequence TTGAAAACCCCTATAACAATTATTTTTGTAATTGTTTTTATTCTAGAAATTAAGGCGCAACATTACACTCACGATATCGGAGCATTTGTTGGCACCACTAGTTTACAAACAGATTACGGCCAAAGAGGCAATTTTGCAAGCGAATGGAATAACAATGGCTTGTCTTTCTCTGTCGCCCATTATTTAAGTTTTTACAATAGAACTTTAAGATGGGATCCTAACAACGTTATGCATAACCATTTAATGGTAAAAACTGAATTGCACTATTTAAGCAATACAAAATTACAACATCATGGATATTGGGCTCAAAAACAAACATATGGAGGAGAACAATTAAGAGCCATGAAGGGAACTGTTAGAATGTTAAATATTGGTGTAAATCTAGAATATTTTCTAAATCCTTTAGAAGAATTTGTTTATCCGTATTCAGATACTCCTTTCAATCCATTTTTTACATTCGGACTCAAATATGCTTTTTACAACAATAGCTTAAAATCAGATTTAGGTGATTGGCAAGAAGACATATCTATTCTTCCCACTAAATACACTTTAGAAAATGCCCTTTCGTTAGGTTCTGGAGAAGTTTTTTCTGTAACAATTGGCTTGGGTACTAGATATAAGATAACAGAAAAACTAGATTTAGCATTACAATTTAACTATCAATATTTCTTTTCTGATGAAATTGATGGTTTACAAGCAGAAGTTTTCGAAAACAAAAATAATGAGTGGTTACTAAATATTCAACTTGGTGTAGTATATCATCTTAACTTTAGTTCTCCTTTATTTTATTAA
- a CDS encoding ComF family protein produces MQFLKDFFHLFYPKLCANCENNLTENETVICTFCRHDLPLTNFVDYKKNKVYEIFYGRVSIEKANSLLYYRKKGITKKIIHELKYKGNEDVGVFFGNWLGEILKENRQLSDVDFIIPVPLHPKKMRQRGYNQVTKFGEYLSKHLKITFIENILIRISTSKTQTFKARFERFNNLDTKFMLKNTSIFTNKHVLLIDDVITTGATLEACIKELQKTKGIKVSIITMAYTE; encoded by the coding sequence ATGCAATTTTTAAAAGACTTTTTTCATTTATTTTACCCCAAATTATGTGCTAATTGCGAAAACAATCTAACAGAAAACGAAACTGTAATTTGTACTTTCTGTAGACATGACTTGCCTTTAACAAACTTTGTTGATTATAAAAAGAATAAAGTCTATGAAATTTTTTACGGTAGAGTTTCTATTGAAAAAGCAAACTCTTTACTTTATTATCGTAAGAAAGGAATCACAAAAAAAATAATACATGAGCTTAAATACAAAGGAAATGAAGACGTTGGTGTATTTTTTGGTAACTGGCTGGGAGAGATTTTAAAAGAAAATCGACAATTGTCTGACGTAGATTTTATAATTCCTGTTCCATTACATCCTAAAAAAATGAGACAAAGAGGCTATAATCAAGTTACAAAGTTTGGTGAATATTTAAGTAAACACTTAAAAATTACTTTTATTGAAAATATTTTAATAAGAATTTCTACATCTAAAACACAAACTTTTAAAGCTCGTTTTGAGCGATTTAATAACTTAGATACCAAGTTTATGTTAAAAAATACTTCAATTTTTACAAACAAACACGTTTTATTGATTGATGACGTTATAACAACAGGCGCAACTTTAGAGGCTTGTATTAAAGAATTACAAAAAACAAAAGGCATTAAAGTAAGTATCATAACTATGGCTTACACAGAATAG
- a CDS encoding glycine--tRNA ligase produces the protein MAKQEDQFKKVLSHAKEYGYVFQSSEIYDGLSAVYDYAQNGVELKKNIRDYWWKAMVQMHENIVGIDAAILMHPTTWKASGHVDAFNDPLIDNKDSKKRYRADVLVEDFREKISEKIQKDVDKGKKRFGDSFNEEEFRATNPNVLRRQKQIDEITLELTRVQEENDLVGFRQLIIDLGINCPVSGSKNWTEVKQFNLMFGTQIGASAENSTQVYLRPETAQGIFVNFLNVQKTGRMKIPFGIAQTGKAFRNEIVARQFIFRMREFEQMEMQFFVKPGTQKEWYENWKETRMKWHLSLGMGAENYRFHDHDKLAHYADAAADIEFNFPFGFKELEGIHSRTDFDLKAHEKFSGKKLQYFDHEENKNYVPYVVETSIGLDRMFLAVFSNSLQEEELENGTTRTVLKLPAVLAPFKAAIFPLVKKDGLPEVAKEIMEDLKWDFNVFYDEKDAVGKRYRRQDAAGTPFCITVDHDTLEDKCVTIRHRDTMEQKRVAISDLKEIIKAEVSVKTWLQKI, from the coding sequence ATGGCAAAACAAGAAGATCAATTTAAAAAAGTATTATCGCACGCAAAAGAATATGGTTATGTATTTCAGTCTTCTGAAATTTATGACGGTTTAAGTGCGGTTTACGACTACGCTCAAAATGGAGTTGAGCTAAAGAAAAATATTAGAGACTATTGGTGGAAAGCAATGGTGCAAATGCACGAAAACATTGTTGGTATAGATGCTGCAATTTTAATGCACCCAACAACATGGAAAGCTTCTGGTCACGTAGACGCTTTTAATGATCCTTTAATTGATAATAAAGATTCTAAAAAACGATACAGAGCAGATGTTTTAGTTGAAGATTTTAGAGAGAAAATTTCTGAAAAAATTCAGAAAGATGTAGATAAAGGAAAAAAACGTTTTGGAGATTCTTTTAATGAAGAAGAGTTTAGAGCAACAAACCCAAATGTTTTACGTCGTCAAAAACAAATAGATGAAATTACTTTAGAGCTTACAAGAGTTCAAGAAGAAAATGATTTAGTTGGTTTTAGACAACTAATTATAGATTTAGGAATTAATTGTCCTGTTTCAGGCTCTAAAAATTGGACAGAGGTTAAGCAGTTTAACTTAATGTTTGGTACACAAATTGGTGCTTCAGCAGAAAATTCTACACAAGTTTATTTACGTCCAGAAACAGCACAAGGTATTTTTGTAAACTTTTTAAATGTTCAAAAAACGGGTAGAATGAAAATTCCTTTTGGAATTGCCCAAACTGGTAAAGCTTTTAGAAATGAGATTGTTGCAAGACAGTTTATTTTTAGAATGCGTGAGTTTGAACAAATGGAAATGCAATTTTTTGTTAAACCAGGAACCCAAAAAGAATGGTATGAAAACTGGAAAGAAACAAGAATGAAATGGCATTTATCTTTAGGAATGGGAGCAGAGAATTATCGTTTTCATGATCATGATAAATTGGCACATTACGCAGATGCAGCTGCAGATATTGAGTTTAATTTCCCTTTCGGATTTAAAGAATTAGAAGGAATACACTCAAGAACAGATTTCGATTTAAAAGCGCATGAGAAATTTTCTGGTAAGAAATTACAGTATTTCGATCATGAAGAAAATAAAAATTATGTTCCATATGTAGTAGAAACTTCTATTGGTTTAGACAGAATGTTTTTAGCAGTTTTTTCTAATTCTTTACAAGAAGAAGAACTAGAAAACGGAACAACAAGAACTGTTTTAAAGCTGCCAGCAGTTTTAGCACCTTTTAAAGCAGCCATTTTTCCTTTAGTAAAAAAAGATGGTTTGCCAGAAGTTGCCAAAGAAATTATGGAAGACTTAAAATGGGATTTTAATGTTTTTTATGATGAAAAAGACGCTGTAGGTAAACGTTATAGAAGACAAGATGCTGCAGGAACTCCGTTTTGTATTACCGTAGATCATGATACTTTAGAAGATAAATGTGTTACTATAAGACACAGAGATACTATGGAGCAAAAGAGAGTTGCAATTTCTGATTTAAAAGAGATTATAAAAGCAGAAGTTTCTGTAAAAACTTGGTTGCAGAAAATATAA
- a CDS encoding DEAD/DEAH box helicase, with translation MTFEELDLSNQLQYAIDDLGFNAPTPIQQQAFSVVRSGKDVVGIAQTGTGKTFAYMLPILRDLKYSTQKHPRVLVLVPTRELVLQVVDEIEKLAKYINVRVLGVYGGANINTQKQAILQGQDIIVATPGRLYDLGLSNALKLKSIQKLVIDEVDVMLDLGFRFQLMNIFDILPERRQNVLFSATMTEDVDALIYDFFKKPEKISVAVSGTPLDNIEQVSYNVPNFFTKVNLLNHFLEDKQEFNKVLVFVSFKRTADMLFKELEEVFGSETCVIHSNKTQNYRIRSIRQFDEGNNRILVATDVMARGLDFDNVSHVINFDTPDFPENYMHRIGRTGRAEKAGKTILFSTEKEQEGKLEIEALMNYKIPVLELPETVEISKLLTEDERPKEDADQSKNRTGLEYVPGPAFHEKSEKNSKTNQGGSYRREIAKKYKKPKTRGDKNYNKRNKK, from the coding sequence ATGACTTTTGAAGAATTAGATTTATCAAATCAACTACAATATGCAATTGACGATTTAGGTTTTAACGCACCAACGCCAATTCAGCAACAAGCATTTTCTGTAGTAAGATCTGGTAAAGATGTTGTGGGAATTGCGCAAACAGGAACAGGTAAAACATTTGCGTACATGTTACCAATTTTACGCGATTTAAAATACTCTACCCAAAAACATCCTAGAGTGTTGGTTTTGGTACCAACTCGTGAACTAGTTTTACAAGTGGTAGATGAAATAGAAAAGCTAGCAAAATATATTAATGTTCGTGTTTTAGGAGTTTATGGTGGTGCTAATATCAACACTCAAAAACAAGCTATTTTACAAGGACAAGATATTATTGTAGCAACTCCAGGACGTTTGTATGATTTAGGGTTAAGCAATGCTTTAAAGTTGAAGTCTATCCAGAAATTAGTAATTGATGAAGTAGATGTAATGCTAGATTTAGGATTCCGTTTTCAGTTGATGAATATTTTTGATATTCTTCCAGAAAGAAGACAAAACGTTTTGTTTTCGGCAACAATGACAGAAGATGTAGATGCTTTAATTTACGATTTCTTTAAAAAACCAGAAAAAATTTCGGTTGCAGTAAGCGGAACTCCTCTTGATAATATTGAACAAGTGTCTTATAATGTACCAAACTTTTTTACGAAAGTAAATTTGTTGAATCATTTTTTAGAAGACAAGCAAGAGTTTAATAAAGTACTAGTCTTTGTGTCTTTTAAAAGAACTGCAGACATGCTTTTTAAAGAATTAGAAGAAGTTTTTGGTAGCGAAACCTGTGTAATACATTCTAATAAAACCCAGAATTACAGAATTCGTTCTATAAGACAGTTTGATGAAGGAAATAATAGGATTTTAGTTGCTACAGATGTAATGGCACGTGGTTTAGATTTTGATAATGTTTCTCATGTTATTAATTTTGATACACCAGATTTTCCGGAAAATTACATGCATAGAATTGGTAGAACTGGTCGTGCAGAAAAAGCAGGGAAAACTATTTTATTTTCAACAGAAAAAGAACAAGAAGGAAAACTAGAAATAGAAGCTTTAATGAATTATAAAATTCCGGTTTTAGAACTTCCAGAAACTGTAGAAATTTCTAAATTATTAACAGAGGATGAGCGTCCTAAAGAAGATGCAGATCAATCTAAAAATAGAACTGGACTAGAATATGTTCCTGGTCCAGCGTTTCATGAAAAGAGTGAAAAGAACAGCAAAACCAACCAAGGTGGTTCTTACAGAAGAGAAATTGCTAAAAAATATAAGAAGCCAAAAACTCGTGGCGACAAAAATTATAATAAACGAAATAAGAAATAA
- a CDS encoding methylated-DNA--[protein]-cysteine S-methyltransferase — protein sequence MNTTYHKTPIGIAKIVGDTNGIQSISVLNNDEISDELIHKKTPECLQECVTQLDEYFNNQRASFNLTVNPKGTNFQKKVWKALLEIPYGKTRSYLEQSKALGDVKAIRAVASANGKNPLWIVIPCHRVIGSDGSLTGYAGGIWRKKWLLAHENPVKQQSLF from the coding sequence TTGAACACAACCTATCATAAAACACCAATTGGAATCGCAAAAATTGTTGGCGACACAAACGGAATACAATCTATTTCTGTCTTAAATAATGATGAAATTTCCGATGAACTCATTCATAAAAAAACACCAGAATGTTTGCAAGAATGTGTTACGCAATTAGACGAATACTTTAATAACCAAAGAGCTAGTTTTAATTTAACTGTAAACCCTAAAGGAACAAATTTCCAGAAAAAAGTATGGAAAGCCTTACTGGAAATACCTTACGGAAAAACAAGAAGTTATTTAGAACAAAGTAAAGCTTTAGGAGACGTAAAGGCTATAAGAGCTGTTGCTTCAGCAAATGGTAAAAACCCTTTATGGATTGTTATTCCATGTCATAGAGTTATTGGTTCTGATGGTTCTTTAACTGGTTATGCTGGCGGAATTTGGCGTAAAAAATGGTTGTTAGCGCACGAAAACCCTGTAAAACAGCAGTCGCTTTTTTAA
- a CDS encoding class I SAM-dependent methyltransferase: protein MTSRIKFFKEAVKNLKNVGTVTPSSRFLANRMLKEIDFSKVEVLVELGPGNGAITKKILKKLPPNATLICFEINTNFYNQLLALKNSQLIVVESSASNIKEVLNRLGFFKTNHIISSLPLTILPEEVSSEILNKSYQVLENEGTYVQFQYSLTYFRKLKAVFNESISLEFEPLNIPPAFVYRCKKVM from the coding sequence TTGACGAGCAGAATAAAATTTTTTAAGGAAGCAGTAAAAAATTTAAAAAATGTAGGAACTGTAACACCAAGTTCTCGCTTTTTAGCAAACAGAATGCTTAAAGAAATAGATTTTTCTAAAGTTGAGGTTTTGGTAGAATTGGGTCCAGGAAACGGAGCAATTACAAAGAAAATTTTAAAGAAGTTACCACCAAATGCAACTTTAATTTGTTTTGAAATAAACACTAATTTTTATAATCAATTATTAGCATTAAAAAACTCTCAACTAATTGTTGTTGAGTCATCTGCATCAAATATAAAGGAAGTACTAAATCGATTAGGTTTTTTTAAAACAAATCATATTATTTCTAGTTTACCATTAACTATTTTACCAGAAGAAGTTTCTTCAGAAATCTTAAATAAATCTTACCAAGTATTAGAAAATGAAGGTACTTATGTTCAATTTCAATATAGCTTAACCTATTTTAGAAAACTAAAAGCTGTTTTTAATGAATCTATTTCTTTAGAATTCGAGCCATTAAATATTCCACCAGCTTTTGTTTATCGTTGTAAAAAAGTCATGTAA
- a CDS encoding DUF3575 domain-containing protein, which yields MKKLALILVLLTSSITYSQQEIKLDIANALVIKSLEFSYENYISEESSFGISALYNLEKQSATFRYNENMMITPYYRHYFTTNEKWNFFGEGFVGINSGKTESVEDSGVYDLKYTDGALGVAVGTKYISSGGLIVDLYAGLGRNLFGSDSPIIVPRVGLNVGWRF from the coding sequence ATGAAAAAATTAGCTTTAATATTAGTCTTATTAACAAGTTCAATAACTTATTCTCAACAAGAAATAAAGTTAGATATTGCAAATGCTTTAGTTATTAAAAGTTTAGAATTTTCTTATGAAAACTATATTTCTGAAGAATCTTCTTTTGGTATTTCTGCCCTTTATAATTTAGAAAAGCAAAGTGCTACTTTTAGATATAATGAAAACATGATGATTACTCCTTATTATCGTCATTACTTTACAACTAATGAAAAATGGAACTTTTTTGGAGAAGGTTTTGTTGGTATAAACTCTGGTAAAACTGAATCTGTAGAAGATTCTGGTGTATATGATTTAAAATATACAGATGGTGCTTTAGGTGTAGCTGTAGGTACAAAATATATTTCTAGCGGAGGTTTAATTGTAGATTTATATGCTGGTCTTGGTAGAAATCTATTTGGTTCAGATTCGCCAATTATTGTTCCAAGAGTTGGTTTAAATGTTGGTTGGAGATTTTAA
- a CDS encoding Ig-like domain-containing protein has translation MKHLSKLFYITFLLILVSNCARTGRPEGGPKDEDAPLFVTSNPPYETTNFNKKEIEIEFDEYVKLKDLNKQLIVSPPLKNPALITPQGTASKTIKIKILDTLTKNTTYIFNFGNAIEDNNENNKLEAFKYVFSTGNYIDSLITSGKIKDAYLNETPKNINVLLYRIDSAFTDSIIYKKKPNYVANTLDTTNFNFSNLKKGKYLMIALKETSSDYIFNPKTDKIGFYNDTISLPKDSIIEKPIVIFNELQPYKFRRGKEISKGKIVFGYEGEIENLNIKIQSDVPKDFKSISKFEINKDTLNYWFTPFEADSLNFIVSNANFLDTITVNLRKKKIDSLTINSTISNTLHLRDTLFLKTNNPIIELDTSKISITDKDTIAVPFSSYLSSKENKIAVLFDKKQKQSYSVTILPDAFKDIFKQPNDTLKYNLKTRELEDYGKITLNIINDNSNPIIIELVEGKDKNKLVERRFITKSETLIFDLLQPKTYYIRAIIDTNKNNKWDTGNYLLKQLPEEIIYYNEELEVRANYFINNTFTINK, from the coding sequence GTGAAACATCTTTCTAAACTTTTTTATATTACATTTTTATTAATTCTTGTATCTAATTGTGCAAGAACAGGAAGACCTGAAGGAGGTCCAAAAGATGAAGATGCTCCTTTGTTTGTTACTTCCAACCCACCTTACGAAACTACAAATTTCAATAAAAAGGAAATAGAAATTGAGTTTGACGAATACGTAAAGCTAAAGGATTTAAACAAACAGCTAATTGTTTCTCCTCCATTAAAAAACCCTGCTTTAATTACCCCACAAGGCACAGCTAGCAAAACTATTAAAATAAAAATTCTAGATACTTTAACTAAAAATACAACCTACATTTTTAATTTTGGTAATGCTATAGAAGATAATAATGAGAATAATAAATTAGAGGCTTTTAAGTATGTTTTTTCTACAGGAAATTATATAGATTCTTTAATTACTTCGGGTAAAATTAAAGACGCTTATTTAAACGAAACTCCTAAAAACATTAATGTTTTATTATATAGAATAGATAGTGCTTTTACAGATTCCATCATTTACAAAAAGAAACCAAATTACGTTGCCAATACTTTAGACACAACAAATTTCAACTTTTCTAACCTTAAAAAAGGAAAGTACTTAATGATTGCTTTAAAGGAAACTTCTAGCGATTATATTTTTAATCCCAAAACAGATAAAATAGGTTTTTATAACGATACCATATCCTTACCAAAAGATAGTATTATAGAGAAACCAATTGTAATTTTTAATGAATTACAACCTTATAAGTTTAGACGTGGAAAAGAAATATCTAAAGGTAAAATTGTTTTTGGTTATGAAGGAGAAATAGAAAATCTTAATATTAAAATTCAATCTGACGTACCTAAAGACTTTAAAAGTATTTCTAAATTTGAAATTAATAAAGATACTTTAAACTATTGGTTTACACCTTTTGAAGCAGACTCTTTAAATTTTATCGTTTCTAATGCTAATTTTTTAGATACAATTACAGTAAATCTTCGAAAGAAAAAAATAGATTCATTAACTATAAACTCTACAATAAGTAATACTTTACACTTAAGAGACACATTGTTTTTAAAAACAAACAACCCAATTATAGAATTAGATACTAGTAAAATATCAATTACAGATAAAGACACTATTGCAGTTCCTTTTTCTAGTTATTTGTCTTCTAAAGAAAATAAAATAGCTGTTCTTTTTGATAAAAAACAAAAGCAAAGTTATTCTGTAACGATCTTACCTGATGCTTTTAAGGATATTTTTAAACAACCAAACGATACTCTAAAATATAATTTAAAAACAAGAGAGTTAGAAGATTATGGTAAAATAACCTTAAACATTATTAATGATAATTCTAATCCTATAATTATTGAATTAGTTGAAGGGAAAGATAAAAACAAATTAGTAGAACGTAGATTTATAACAAAGTCTGAAACCTTGATCTTTGATCTTCTACAGCCAAAAACATATTATATTAGAGCAATTATTGATACCAATAAAAATAATAAATGGGATACAGGAAACTACCTGCTTAAACAACTTCCAGAAGAGATTATTTATTATAATGAAGAATTAGAAGTAAGAGCAAATTATTTTATAAATAACACTTTTACAATTAATAAATAG
- a CDS encoding Na(+)-translocating NADH-quinone reductase subunit F, which produces MQVLTAQELHNLAMNIVGKKLIKMGYEFQAINSQLKRHPQFVLFKKGEPTIFVLVKATNNIQNPEEYDVLWMETFKNHAKKQNAKVWFAGVGIANAESVENPVFKDQPYYVAFENFIKILE; this is translated from the coding sequence ATGCAGGTTTTAACAGCGCAAGAATTGCATAATTTAGCAATGAATATTGTTGGTAAGAAACTTATAAAAATGGGTTATGAATTTCAGGCTATTAATAGCCAGTTAAAAAGACACCCGCAATTTGTGTTGTTTAAAAAAGGAGAACCTACCATTTTTGTTTTGGTAAAAGCAACTAACAATATACAAAATCCTGAAGAATATGATGTTCTGTGGATGGAGACTTTTAAAAATCATGCAAAAAAACAAAATGCTAAAGTTTGGTTTGCTGGAGTGGGAATTGCAAACGCAGAAAGTGTAGAAAATCCTGTCTTTAAAGATCAGCCTTATTATGTGGCTTTTGAGAATTTTATAAAAATATTAGAATAA